A window of Fibrobacter sp. UWR2 genomic DNA:
CAAAATCGTTTAGTGAAAGTTGATGAACCTGATGCTGGGATATCTCGTATTTATTATGACCGTTTTGGCCGTATACGTGCAACCCAGACTCAAAATCAAATTGGAACAAAATCAGCTACTGCTATACTTTATGACCATTTGAATCGTGCTATCGCAACAGGTGAATGGAAACACAATAAAAAAGAGGAAGATCTTGAAACGGCCTTATTGACTGATGAAACTGTTGAAGCAAATAAAGAAAATTTCCCGTCAGAAGAGGCCCTCACTCCAGGAACAATTACTCGTAAATTCTATGACAAAGTACCCACAGAAGACACGTTGAATTTCCTTGGTGTCGATATTGCTCCGTCCAATGTTTCTTTTGAAAATACACGCGGTCGCGTTACTGCTACGATTTCTGATGTGCGAACAGTATTCAACACCGATGGCTCTGCAAAGAAAGCGACAAGTGGTGCCGATAGTGTAATTCGTGTTTCAACGGCTAATTCTTACGATAAATATGGCCGTGTTCTTGCGAGTTACTCGTTTGACCCCACTTTGCCGGATGATAGCCTTTGGATACTTGCGGTAGAAACTGAATATGATCTAGGTGGTAAGGTTCTAACCGTGACAAAGTATCCGTATGGCTTGAGTGATAATGCGAAAAAGCGTAAAATTACAGAAAGTTATAATTATGATCGTCTTGGACGTGTTGAATCAATCTTTGCCAAAGATGGCTCAAGTCCAGAAAATGCAATAGCAACTTACGAGTACCTACCAACAGGGGCAGTCAAGTCTATAAAGATGGGTAATGCGCTGACACTTTCTTACTCCTACCATATTAGTGGTGCCGTAAAAACAATTGATGTGACATCTACCCGTGAAGAGCAGCTCTATTCTGAAACACTTTATTACGAAGATTGTGGCGATGGGGAATGTACTCCGCAATACAATGGCAATATAAGCCGCATGCTTCATAAATTGGCTCATTCAAACCAGGATTACGAAGCTCTGCGAGACGTACAATACACTTATGATGAGTTGAATCGTCTGACAAGTGTTGCAGACGCCAACCAGCCCATATTTGATGAAATGTTTGAATATGATGTGCAAGGCAGGATTACCGCACAGCGTAGAGCCAAGAAGAACGATCAAAATAATAAGTATGAAGTAGGCTCCACAGGTGGCGAGTATACGTATGATAACAAGAACAATCACCTGATATCCGTAGCCGATGGCATGGGTGGTTCTGCTGATACCCGTATAATGTCCGAATCGGACAACTTTGAATACGATTCAGAAGGGCATTTAACCAAAGACAAATCCAAGAAGATGGAAATTTCCTATGATTGGAAAGGTATGCCCGTAGAATTCACACGCAACGATAACTGCATCGACATCCACGAGCAAATCGTTTGTGGTTCAACGAAGCTGGTATTGGCGTATGACGGTTTAGGCCACCGCATCTCAAAGACGCGCATGCGCGACCTGGGGAACGGCGTATGGGAAACGGAGCAGGTAACCCACTACACGGGCATCGGCACCGAAATCCGCGAGAATTTCGCCGGCGAAAGCCCCGAGACGAAGGTTGTGGTGAACATGCCGCAGGGCCTCGGCCGTTATGAGATTGAAGATGCTTCTGAACCTGCGAATGTCAACACCTCCAGAACGTTTGAGTGGTTCCTGAAGAACCATATCGGCTCGACGATGCTTGTTTATACGTCAGGATATGGAACCCCAGGTACAGTGATGGCGGCATATGACTATCGTGCCTTTGGTGAACAGATTGAGCTTAAACCATCTTCTTCGGGAAAGATTACGGAGAACTTCACTGGCAAGGAGAGGGATGACGAGATCGAGCTGAACTACTTCGGCGCTAGGTATCTTGATCCTATGCTTGGAATGTGGACATCCGTCGATCCTGAAAGACAATTTGCGAGCCCCTATCTATACGCAGGTAATGGGGGGAATCCTATTGGATATTATGATAATATAGGAAACTATCTAATTCGCAAGCGTGGTGGAACGTATGAAATAAAAATTGTAACAGAAGCAGATGCGTACTCGGGTGTACTAATTAGAGATGGTTTAATGGGCGCATTCTCTATTGCAGGCGCAATCATTGTCGCTATAACTCCAGAAGCTGCTGCTGCTGTTGCTTGGACCACAATTCCTGCATCTATTTTGTATGGCCTTGCGAAGGGCGCATTAACAGAGGGCGCAGCAGGTGCTACTACAGGCGCAGCAGAAGCTATTCAATCAGGGGCTATGGGACTCATGGAACAAGTTGCAGGAAATACGGCAACCGTAGCGTATACAGTATTTGATCTTGCTCGCGGATATCAAGAACTATCTAAGAATGTAGATTCTGATGCCTTTATTAATGAATTTAACCGAAGAATGCAAGATCCTAATGTTTACAACTCCTTCAAAACCCCTGAGGAAGCAAAAGCTTTTGCTGATGATATCAATAACAGCATAAATAATTCTCCGGCTCCTCCTGAACTTACACCTCCTCCACGTCAGGGTAACCCGCATGTAGAGGTTGGTCCAGTAATAATTGAAAAAACAAAATAACATAATAGATTAGATTTAACCATTAAATTAGATTTAGGTTTAAAATGAAAAAAATTAAAGCAATAGTTATCATTATATTATTTTTTACCCTAATTGTGGTTCATAATCTTATAAATAATGAAACAACACTTTTTGGAGCTCTAGCCTTGCCAATTACTATTTGGTTTGGTCTTGCCATTTTTATCATGTGCAATGCAGGCGTGGTTCCAGGAAGAAGTAAATATCAATATATAGTTGAAGATGATTTCGACAAAGCATTAAAAGAAATGAAAAAAAACAAAGAGAAAAATCCATCAATTACAAAGAAACGTTACATCAAAAAATCGTAACAAATTTCCCACAAAAGGTCGCTTCGGCGGCCTTTTTCCGTAAAATCATTGTTTCATTCTGTTAAGTTGTAAAAAATAATACTACATTTCTTTATATGAAAACAAAAATCCTTCTTCCTATTTTCCTTATGGCTTTCTGGGCCTGTTCTGACAATGAATCTAACCCTGTAAAAACGGATGTGCCCGAACCGCCGCCGGCTTCGAGCGAGACTGTTCCCTCCTCGAGTAGCGTAGTGGCAGAAGTGCCTGATACTTGCGGGAGTTTTGTCGACGCTCGTGACGGGCAATCCTATTGCACGGTAAAGATTGGTGAGCAGACTTGGATGGCAAAAAATCTTGCGTATGCTATTCCAGGTTCCATTTGCCGTTCGGACAATCCCGCAAATTGCGAAAAGTACGGACGTCTCTATTCCTGGGCTCAGGCTATCGGAAAAACGGATGCGGAATGCGGTGTGGGCAAGAATTGTGCTTTGACAGAAGGCCAGTTTCAGGGGGCCTGCCCGGAAGGCTGGGCGTTGCCCGACACAAGTGACTGGAAACAGCTGATGAGGTTTGTCAGGGAAAACAACGAAGGCGAATCATTAGCGGCGAGTCTCTTATCCACAGAAGAGCCCGAGTGGGCAAAATATGTTACAGCAACAGACCGTTTTGGTTTTGCCGCTTTGGCCTCTGCCGGATCCTACAGCCCCACAAATGCTTTCACGGGGGACGACCGAACATATTTCTGGTCTAGAACGCAAGATACATTCGGCGATGATGACTATAAATACGCCCACATGTTCCTTGTCCAGCCGCTTGACGAGGTGGTCAGGGTTGGTTCCGCGGGCAAAGGCGCACAATATTCCGTCCGCTGCATAAAATACTAGCAGGATTCAGTTTTCTGCAAAAAAAGGTCGCCATTCGGCGACCTTTTTCCATAAAATGCACGTTCAAGGCACGTAAATCTTTTTACCTATACCGCACATAAATCAAGGGGTAAGAGTCTTTATCCCAAGGATTCACATAGAAGTAGTAATGGTCATTGCCATAGTAGCGAACGAATTCATTTACACATCCATTCTGCCGAGAAAAGACAATGGAGCCAGAATCCTTATTCACAGTGGGCGAGTTGCCAAGGAACAGATCGACATCGCTATAAGACATGCAATCGTCCTCATTGTTATTGGCATAAATCTCAACCTGTTCTGCATCATAGGGGCCAAAAATCTTTGAAACCGTTCTATCAACGTCACCCGGCTTACTACTATAACGAATCACTTCCTCATTATAGGGAGCAGCCTGCCCAATATGCAGGGGGCCATTCCCATCCGGGTCCGTTGTATAGGAGAAATCAGACTGGCCAGGTTCACCCGGCTGGTCATCGAACTTAACCATCAGCATCTTTCGAACGGGCTTCTTGGCGCCAACAGCGGAATACTCAAATATAACAGCTCCATCCTGGAAAATACCATTTCCCGAGATATGTTCCGGGTTCTGGTCACCCTGGTTTTGATGAATCAGGTGCATTCCATAGCCCTTCGAATATGGCGCTCCAAAGACATAGATCCTCTTAACATTCTTGAAGAGTTCATCGAACATCGGCAATTTAAACTGCTTCGGGTCACTCGTTGGAGTAGCGCTGTCATGCTGCCATCTCCTACCGGCAATATCACGCAGGATTCCGTAATGGCGTATGTAGTCTAGGGCACCTTCCGAAGCGGTACCGCCCTTTCCGGGAATCATTGTAATGGGATGATATGCATTTGTCGCCGACCAAATATTACCATAGTAACTCGCATTATAGTCTCGCATATTTACAATTCTATACGGGAATTCATATTTATGGCCGTTCTTGATATCAATAACACAGTCGTACACCTTATTGTTACTTGTCTTTACCTTAAAGCGATAATGTAAAAACTTACCCTCTTGCCCTATGCGCTCGACTTCATTTGAGCCAGCGACGAATGTTCCTACAACATAGCCATATTTACTCTGCTGAGCAAATACAGACGATGTTATAGCGGCAAGGCCGAGTAGTACAATGATTTTACTCAATGGTATTTTCATACAATCTCCTTTTAGATTGATTAAAGGTTATTTTAATAATATATAATTTATACATAATATTTTCAATAAATTATTTAGAATAAACGAATAAAACACACAATACATTCAATTTCATAAAGTAGTGTATGCTTTGAAGAAGAGCTTAGGGATAACCTGCGCAAGGAACACCTCTACAAGTTCGAAAAGAGGCGAGGTTGGAATATTTTCCCTAAAAAAGTCGCTCCGGAGGCCTTTTCGCATGGCAAAATCACCTGAAAGTGGGCAAAAATCCCGTTTTTTTCTATTTTAAGGACATATGCGCAAGTTTGCCTTTTCTTTTGCGGCCCTTTTTGCCGGTATGTGTGCGGTGCAGTCCTTTGCCCAACCCCGCGACCTGTTCGCGGAATTCGAGGCGGAGGCCGAAGCTGCCGACGCATCTTCCAGCAGCGTCGCACCCTCTTCTAGCAGTGTCGTCCCGGCGTCCAGCGTCGCCGCATCCTCAAGTTCCGAGGTTCCGCAGTCCAGTTCTGTCGCGCCCTCCAGCTCGAGCATCGCCAGTAGTTCCTCTGTAGCCGTATCCGCTCCGGCCGATACGGTCCCCGCCGCACCGGTCGCAAACGCCGATTCCGCGGTGCAGCCAGATTCATCCGTAGCAGATTCCGCTGTCGCCGATTCCGCGCAGCAGGCTTCGCCCGAAGATTCGTATGTTGCATCAATGAACAGGCAGATCGAAGAGGCCAAGATGCGCGACTCTCTCGCCGCACTCAGTTCCAGCAGTTCCGAACAGCCCGCTCCCGATATTTCTTCGAGCAGCATGAGCCGCCGTGACCTACTTGGCCCGGTGAAGGTGTCCAAGGTCTACGGCATCGACGAGATGAAGGGCCGCTACCGCAGCCCGCGCAAGGCGCTGTTCATGTCGCTCGTAGTGCCCGGCTCCGGCCAGCTTTACGTGGGCGGATCCACGTTCACCTACGTGCGTGGCGGTGTTTACCTCGCACTCGAGGCCGCCCTCTGGGGCAGCTGGTACTACTTCTCCGTCTACAAGTACAACGACCAGGTCAAGAAATACAAGAAGTACGCGAAGGAGCACTACTCCATCGGCCGCTACGAGGCGGGCATGCGTGACCTTTACGGCCAGCTTTCCGACGAGATGGAGGAATCCCGCTTCGAGGCCCGCTACATGAGTTCTCGTGAAGGGTTCTGCGAAGCCATCTACGGTAGCGCGACCGCATCGAACTGCTACACGGCGGGCCGCCTTTTCAACCAGGACAAGGCCCACTACGACCGTTTCTCCGTATCCAACCCGTCCTCGCTCAAGGACGAGATTAAGACCGTCGGTTCGTTCTATGACGCTCCTGCCGTATACCAGCAGATTTCGGACAAGTCCTACGTGCTCGGTTGGGACGACGTGACCGACCCGGCTATCGCGATTAACCTGGAACTCGAGGAAGAAGACCCGTCCGACGGGCTTGTCCCGCTAGGGAAGTCCAAGCACATGGACGAATACCGCTCCATGCGCGGCAAGGCGAACGACTACGCCGACATGCAGGTCTGGTTCTTCGGCGGGCTCATCCTGAACCACCTGGTCTCGGCCATCGACGCGGCGTTCACGGCGAACTCGCACAACAAGACCCTGTATTCCGAAGAACTTTCTTGGTACGACCGCCTCCATTTCGACAGCTACGTGAACATCTTTAACGGGCTCGACGTGGGCGTGCAGGCCAGCTGGGGATTCTAATGCGTTTTCTGTGGGCAGTATTGCTTGCCGTGCTCCTCGCGGCCACGACCTCCTTTGCACAGGTGGTCATCTCGGTCGACGAGAGCGTAAGCAAGAACCGCGACAAGAGCCTGTGGATTGCACTCGGAGCCAGTGCGGGCCTGCCGGGCATGGGTGAACTCTACCTGGGCGAAAAGAGCTTGGTACGCCCGTTCGTATGGACGGATGCCGCCCTTTGGCTCACGGCCATCAGTTCGTATGTCATCGGGGAACGCTATATCACCTCGGCACACAGCTATGCGGTGCGCCATGCGGGCCTCACGAGCAACAGCCACAAAGTATCGATGCTCAACACGGTGGGCGACTACCGTAGCCGCAGCGGTATCGCGGGGCAAAACTCTTCGCCCGACATGGACGAGGATTACAACCAGGCAATGATCCGTGCGGGCAAGGGCGTGAACGACGACCTGGACGAAAGCATCCAGTGGGACTGGGGCTCTAGCGACAATCCCGAATCAACGGAACATATCGACGAGTTCAAGAGCCGCATGCGGCACTACCGCGTAAGCCGCATCGTTTTCCAGGTCTCTGTCGGTGCGCTGGTCATCAACCGCGTCATATCGATGCTCGACGCCATGCGCATCTACAGGGCGACATCTTCGAAGTCCTTTTCCGAGCGCATGGATATCGTGCCGCAGTTCATGGAGGACGGCGGCGGTCTGGGCGTGAACGTGAAGTTCTAGGCCAGCGATGCTCCGGTTCGCGCGAAAGTCACGCCTTTTCCTAGCGCTAGCCGTTTTCCCGCTTATCCTCTGCTGCAGCAACAGCACCACCTATTCCGACGAACCCGAGGAGCCCCCGCAGCTCGAGTGGACAACAGTCCCGTACAATTCCGAGCTGCTACGCATCACGGGCCGCACCAACTATACCATGGGCGACTTCGTAATCCTATCGTGGTCGGCCTCCGCCGTCACCGTAGCCTTTGTCGGGACAGCGCTCGAGATGGAGGCCGGCACGAACCAGTTCGCCTATATCGATGTGTTCGTCGACGGGGAAAAGGAGCCTTCGTCCCTGATAAAGCTTGCCAAGACGGGCGAGGAGCCTATCGTAGTGCCCGTAGTTGACGGGCTGCGCTACGGCACGCACGTGGTTACCTTGTACAAAAGGAGCGAGAGTCGCAACGGAGACTGGCTATTCTACGGGCTGCGCGTACTGGGGGAGGCTCGCAAGGACCTATTGCCCAAAGTTCCCAAGCACAAGATTGAGTTTGTCGGAAACTCCATAACGTGCGGGTGCGACGTACTGAACCCTGTCCCGGGTGGAGAATCCGAGCTGGCCTATACAAGTTCGTACCACAGCTATGCAGGGCAGACGGCAATGACCCTCAAGGCCGAGATACACAACATCTGCATGGGTGGGCGAGGTTTCCACATCAATTACGACAGGAGCAAGAACTACCTGCTTCCCGCCATATACGGATTGACCGGGACGACGTCAATCTACACGGTAAACTGGGACCCTGACAAGTGGCACCCGGACATAGTCGTGGTGAACCTGGGAACGAATGACTTTGCAAGCGGCGCGAACGATTCCGCAGGGTTCGTGAGCGCGGCGGTCAGTTTCATCGAGCGCATACGCTCGTATCACCCGGAATCCAAGATCGTGATGCTCGACGGCCCGATGCTCACGGGCGAACTCATGGTCCAATGCCGCCAGTACCTGGACACCGTGAAGGCGACCCTCGAAAGCCGCGGAATCGGGGACCTTTACCGCTTTTCCCTGGACCCGAGAGGCGATAATCCGTTCGGGATCAACTTCCACCCGACCCAAAAAGAGGCCGCCGAAGATGCCAGGAAACTGAGCGCATGGATACGCTCGAAATTCGGGTGGAAATAGGGCAACATGGCGTTTTTTTCTAAATTTTCAGGAAATTTCATTTAAATGCAACCATTTGTACGCGATATGCATCTAACAGGCGTGAAAAAGATCTTTATTTCCATTTTTGTGTCCATATTCCTGGCTGCCTGCGGTGGCGAAGATTCCGCTGCGAGCGGTGCGAAGGGTGCCGGTGCTCCGGGCAAGGGTGGCTCCGGCGGGAAGGGTGGTCCAGGTGGCAGGCCTGCCCGCGTGATTGCGGTAGAAGGCTATATCGCGGAATCCCATGAACAGGGGAAGAACTTTACGGCGATGGCAACCCTCGAGCCCCTGAACAGCGTTTCGCTCACGGCGGCTACCTCCGGTAGGCTCACGAACCTTTACGCAAAGGACGGCGCCCAGGTGCAGAAGGGCACACTCCTAGCAAAGATTGACGATTCCGAACTGAAGGCTCAACTCAAGCAGGCGGAATCGAACAAGCAGCTCGCCCAGCAGAAGTACGACCGCGCGAAAGGACTCTACGAGAAGGACGGGGCGACGAAGGCCGACATGGAAGCGGCCGAGGCCTCGCTCAAGTCATCGGAAGCTTCCGTGGAACTCATCAGGGCGCAGATTGCGAAGACCGAGGTACGCGCTCCGTTTGCCGGCAAACTCGGATTCGTTAACGTTTCCGTGGGCGCATGGCTCACGACCGGCACGCCGATTGTATCTATCAGCGAAGTAAAAAAGTTGAAGGCGAAATTCGCTCTCCCGCAGCGCTATGCGTCGGCCCTCAAGGTGGGCGATGCCGTAGAGCTCAAGGACGAAGAACGCAATGTCTCTAAGTCCGGCAAGGTGAAGGCCCTGGAAGCGGGGCTTTCGGAAAGTAGCCGTACCCGCCAGGTGCTGGTGGAAGTCAATAACGCAGGGGGCGAACTCCTTGCAGGTTCTTACGCGAAGGTGAACGTGACCATGCAGGCGGGAGTCGCAAAGAGCATCCCGATTCCGGCAGAGGCGTTCACGCTGGACAAGGACGGTGCCTACGTGTTCGTGGCTACGGGCGGGAAGGCGAAAATCAAGCACGTTCAGACCGGGCTCCGCACGCCGATTACGGTCGATGTGACCGGAGGGCTCGACGAGGGCGATACCGTGATTACTTCGGGTCTCATTAGCCTGCGCGAAGGCATTTCTGTGCGCATCCGTGAAATCCGCCACAACGCCGATTACGAAGTGGAGTAAACGCGGATGAGTGTCGCGAACCTTTCCGTACGTCGCCCGGTGCTCATGACAGTGATGGCGCTTGTCATCATCTTGCTCGGCGCTTTTGGTGCCACTAATTTGGGCGTGCGCGAATACCCGAACGTCGACTATCCCTTGATTCAGGTGCGTACCTCGTATCCGGGCGCTAACGCCGCGGTGGTGGAGGCCGAAGTCACCGAAATCTTGGAAGCGTCCATCAACAGTGCGTCTGGCATCAAGGCGCTCACCTCCACGAGCCGAGACGGCTTCTCGTTCATCAACATCGAATTCGAAACGGGCATGGACCTGGAGGCGGCCGCCAACGAAATCCGTGACCGCGTGAGCCGCGTGCGCCGCCGCTTGCCGGACGATGTCGATGAGCCGACGGTCTACAAGTCTGATAGCGACAACGACCCGATTTTGATGGTGAGCCTCGTGAGCGACAAGCTCGACCCGATGGAAGTTTCCGAAATCGCGAACAACTTTGTGAAGGAGCGCCTGCAGACCATCAACGGTGTATCGGAAGTTGCCATCTGGGGCGAGAAACGCCCGACAGTGCGCCTGTGGATTGACCCTGTGCGCCTGCAGGCCCTTGGCGTTTCGGGAGCCGAGATGTCGGCGGCGCTCAAGCGCGGCAACCTGGAATTGCCCTCCGGTTCTATCGAAGGTAGCGAGACGACACTTTCTATCCGCACGCTGGGCCGCATTCTGGACCCGAAAGCGTTCGAGAACATTGCCGTAAAGACGGCTGCCGACGGGACCGTCATCCGCATTTCTGACGTGGCCGACATCCATTACGAACCGAAGGATACGCGTACTGGGTTCCGCCGTAACGGCAAGAATTCCATCACGCTCGCCCTGATGGCACAGCCGGGTAGTAACCACGTGGAAATTGCCGACGAGTTCTACAAGCGCGTCGAGGACATCCGCCGCGAGATTCCCGAAGGCGTGCAAGTCCTTTACGGGCGCGATACCTCCATCAACATTCGCGCTTCCATCAAGGAGGTGGTGGAGACCATCTTCATCGCGTTCCTGCTGGTGATTGCGATTATCTTTGCCTTCTTGCGCCAGGCGCGTACGACGCTTATCCCGATGGTGGTGGTGCCGGTGGCCGTCATCGGTAGTTTCTTCGTGCTTTACCTTTGCGGATTCAGTATCAACGTGCTGACCTTGCTTGCGATGGTCCTGGCGATTGGCCTCGTGGTCGACGATGCCATCGTGATTGTGGAGAACATCTACCACAAGATTGAAAACGGCATGACGCCCAAGCAGGCGGCGGTCGCGGGTACAAATGAAATCTTTTTCGCGGTGATTGCGACCTCGGTCGTTTTGATGGCGGTGTTCGTGCCGGTGCTTGCGCTGGGCGGTACTACGGGCCTCCTGTTCCGCGAGTTTGTCGCGGTGATGATCGGGACGGTTTTCCTCTCGACGCTCTGTGCGCTCACGCTCTCGCCGATGCTCTGTTCCAAGTTCCTGAGCCGCCAGAAACAGGGTTGGTTCTTCCGCATTACCGAGCCATTCTTCGATTGGCTCAACCGCATTTATGCGGCATTGCTCGGCGGATTCCTAAGGTTGCGATTCCTGCTTTTCCCAGTAGTGGCGGGGCTCTTTGCCATCGCGTATTTCTGCTTCAACAACATGAGTAGCGAAATGGCCCCGACGGAAGATTCCAACGCGGTCATGGTGAACCTGAACATGCCCGAAGGCGTGACGCTCACGCGCACCAAGCGCATGGCCGATGCCTTTGCCGAAGAAGTCATTGCGCTCATGGATACCAACGAGTATACCGAAATTCAGGCGGGCGCTTGGAACGCGGGCAACTCCAGAATGCGCATATTCCTGAACGATGACAAGAAGGCGCGCCGCCCGCAGAGCGAAATTGCCCGCAGCATCCAGGTGCTCGGCAACGAATATCCCGATTTGCGCGTGATGGTTTTTGAACCGCAGAGCATCAGCACGCAGCGCGGTGGCCTTCCGGTGCAGTTCGTGTTGCAGGCCCCGAATATTGAAATCTTGCGCACGCTCGTGCCCAAGTTCGAGGAAGAGGCGAGCAAGAGCCCTGTGTTCAGCGTGGTGAATACGAACCTGAGGTTCACGAAGCCCGAACTGCATATCGAGATTTTGCGAGACAAGGCGAACGAAGAAGGCGTGTCGGTGAACGACATCGCGCAGGCGGTGCAACTTGCGATAAGCGACCAGAGTTATGGTGAATTTTATAAGGACGGACGCCAGTACGATATCATCGGAGCGGTGGGTTACCAGTACAGGAGTATGCCCGAAAACATCGCAATGCTCACGGTTAAGAACGCGAAGGGCGAACTTGTGAGTCTCGATAACTTCATCACGTTCAGCGAGCAGTCCGCATCGCCGTCGCTCCCGCGATTCAACCGATTCAGCGCCGCCACCATCCAGGCGGGCCTTGTGCCCGGCAAGACGATTGGCGACGGCGTGGAAGAGA
This region includes:
- a CDS encoding FISUMP domain-containing protein, whose product is MKTKILLPIFLMAFWACSDNESNPVKTDVPEPPPASSETVPSSSSVVAEVPDTCGSFVDARDGQSYCTVKIGEQTWMAKNLAYAIPGSICRSDNPANCEKYGRLYSWAQAIGKTDAECGVGKNCALTEGQFQGACPEGWALPDTSDWKQLMRFVRENNEGESLAASLLSTEEPEWAKYVTATDRFGFAALASAGSYSPTNAFTGDDRTYFWSRTQDTFGDDDYKYAHMFLVQPLDEVVRVGSAGKGAQYSVRCIKY
- a CDS encoding DUF2278 family protein, whose protein sequence is MKIPLSKIIVLLGLAAITSSVFAQQSKYGYVVGTFVAGSNEVERIGQEGKFLHYRFKVKTSNNKVYDCVIDIKNGHKYEFPYRIVNMRDYNASYYGNIWSATNAYHPITMIPGKGGTASEGALDYIRHYGILRDIAGRRWQHDSATPTSDPKQFKLPMFDELFKNVKRIYVFGAPYSKGYGMHLIHQNQGDQNPEHISGNGIFQDGAVIFEYSAVGAKKPVRKMLMVKFDDQPGEPGQSDFSYTTDPDGNGPLHIGQAAPYNEEVIRYSSKPGDVDRTVSKIFGPYDAEQVEIYANNNEDDCMSYSDVDLFLGNSPTVNKDSGSIVFSRQNGCVNEFVRYYGNDHYYFYVNPWDKDSYPLIYVRYR
- a CDS encoding SGNH/GDSL hydrolase family protein: MLRFARKSRLFLALAVFPLILCCSNSTTYSDEPEEPPQLEWTTVPYNSELLRITGRTNYTMGDFVILSWSASAVTVAFVGTALEMEAGTNQFAYIDVFVDGEKEPSSLIKLAKTGEEPIVVPVVDGLRYGTHVVTLYKRSESRNGDWLFYGLRVLGEARKDLLPKVPKHKIEFVGNSITCGCDVLNPVPGGESELAYTSSYHSYAGQTAMTLKAEIHNICMGGRGFHINYDRSKNYLLPAIYGLTGTTSIYTVNWDPDKWHPDIVVVNLGTNDFASGANDSAGFVSAAVSFIERIRSYHPESKIVMLDGPMLTGELMVQCRQYLDTVKATLESRGIGDLYRFSLDPRGDNPFGINFHPTQKEAAEDARKLSAWIRSKFGWK
- a CDS encoding efflux RND transporter periplasmic adaptor subunit translates to MKKIFISIFVSIFLAACGGEDSAASGAKGAGAPGKGGSGGKGGPGGRPARVIAVEGYIAESHEQGKNFTAMATLEPLNSVSLTAATSGRLTNLYAKDGAQVQKGTLLAKIDDSELKAQLKQAESNKQLAQQKYDRAKGLYEKDGATKADMEAAEASLKSSEASVELIRAQIAKTEVRAPFAGKLGFVNVSVGAWLTTGTPIVSISEVKKLKAKFALPQRYASALKVGDAVELKDEERNVSKSGKVKALEAGLSESSRTRQVLVEVNNAGGELLAGSYAKVNVTMQAGVAKSIPIPAEAFTLDKDGAYVFVATGGKAKIKHVQTGLRTPITVDVTGGLDEGDTVITSGLISLREGISVRIREIRHNADYEVE
- a CDS encoding efflux RND transporter permease subunit, producing MSVANLSVRRPVLMTVMALVIILLGAFGATNLGVREYPNVDYPLIQVRTSYPGANAAVVEAEVTEILEASINSASGIKALTSTSRDGFSFINIEFETGMDLEAAANEIRDRVSRVRRRLPDDVDEPTVYKSDSDNDPILMVSLVSDKLDPMEVSEIANNFVKERLQTINGVSEVAIWGEKRPTVRLWIDPVRLQALGVSGAEMSAALKRGNLELPSGSIEGSETTLSIRTLGRILDPKAFENIAVKTAADGTVIRISDVADIHYEPKDTRTGFRRNGKNSITLALMAQPGSNHVEIADEFYKRVEDIRREIPEGVQVLYGRDTSINIRASIKEVVETIFIAFLLVIAIIFAFLRQARTTLIPMVVVPVAVIGSFFVLYLCGFSINVLTLLAMVLAIGLVVDDAIVIVENIYHKIENGMTPKQAAVAGTNEIFFAVIATSVVLMAVFVPVLALGGTTGLLFREFVAVMIGTVFLSTLCALTLSPMLCSKFLSRQKQGWFFRITEPFFDWLNRIYAALLGGFLRLRFLLFPVVAGLFAIAYFCFNNMSSEMAPTEDSNAVMVNLNMPEGVTLTRTKRMADAFAEEVIALMDTNEYTEIQAGAWNAGNSRMRIFLNDDKKARRPQSEIARSIQVLGNEYPDLRVMVFEPQSISTQRGGLPVQFVLQAPNIEILRTLVPKFEEEASKSPVFSVVNTNLRFTKPELHIEILRDKANEEGVSVNDIAQAVQLAISDQSYGEFYKDGRQYDIIGAVGYQYRSMPENIAMLTVKNAKGELVSLDNFITFSEQSASPSLPRFNRFSAATIQAGLVPGKTIGDGVEEMRRIAKHLLKDYPSVSTALSGSSKEFEESSSGLYIVFLLALALVFLVLAGQFESFRAPFVIFFTVPLALAGALVCLFITGQTLNIFSEIALILLIALVTKNGILIVEFANQIAANTGCTKLDAARMAAERRFRPILMTSLSTVLGAVPLILTGTPSRIAMGIAIAGGLTFATFLSLFIVPAAYSFFAGKVESGKAIDASKMA